One genomic region from Longimicrobium sp. encodes:
- a CDS encoding ferritin-like domain-containing protein, translating into MGDVSELIDGLNEDLSAEYQAVVMYRTYAALVSGPWRQELRAFFEKEIPDELGHAAFLADKVVALGGTPAVTVAPVPIPRDAREMLENALQAEVDTIERYTKRIEQADACGEISIRVQLENLIVDESTHRDEIRRMLMDWR; encoded by the coding sequence ATGGGCGACGTGAGCGAGCTGATCGATGGGCTGAACGAGGATCTTTCGGCCGAGTACCAGGCGGTGGTGATGTACCGCACGTACGCCGCGCTGGTGAGCGGGCCGTGGCGGCAGGAGCTGCGCGCGTTCTTCGAGAAGGAGATCCCCGACGAGCTGGGGCACGCGGCGTTCCTGGCCGACAAGGTGGTGGCGCTGGGCGGCACCCCGGCGGTGACCGTGGCCCCGGTGCCGATCCCCCGCGACGCGCGCGAGATGCTCGAGAACGCGCTGCAGGCCGAGGTGGACACCATCGAGCGCTACACGAAGCGGATCGAGCAGGCCGACGCCTGCGGCGAGATCTCCATCCGCGTGCAGCTCGAGAACCTGATCGTCGACGAATCCACCCACCGCGACGAGATCCGCCGGATGCTGATGGACTGGCGGTAG
- a CDS encoding Gfo/Idh/MocA family oxidoreductase, translating to MTVHRPPTRIAVLGAGAIAQVVHLPILSRMRGVEIAAVSDRDAHTARTIADRYGSRAVEAQAIWDDPSIQAVVVCTPSHRHEENVRDALAAGKYVLCEKPLALTAEGVSRILATSGAEERLLVGMNQRFRPDARALRSFVVSGELGDVYYLKTGWLSRTKPSGRLRSWRQSRGAGGGAFMDLGLQMLDLALWTFGYPKPLRVSAHTHTPDGVEVEDAAALLLRLEGDRLVNLEVTWSLIARRDRQFMHLLGTAGSGSLSPLQVFRQMDRGLVNVSPSMAPGTENIFTASYRNELQHFVAVLRGEQKLDAPTEHVQLMRIMEAAFQSAAEGREIDLSGV from the coding sequence GTGACCGTCCACCGCCCTCCGACCCGCATCGCCGTGCTGGGTGCCGGCGCCATCGCGCAGGTGGTGCACCTGCCCATCCTCAGCCGCATGCGCGGGGTGGAGATCGCCGCCGTCAGCGACCGCGACGCCCACACCGCGCGCACCATCGCTGACCGCTACGGCTCGCGCGCGGTCGAGGCGCAGGCGATCTGGGACGACCCGTCGATCCAGGCGGTGGTGGTGTGCACCCCCAGCCATCGCCACGAGGAGAACGTCCGCGACGCGCTGGCGGCCGGGAAGTACGTGCTGTGCGAGAAGCCGCTGGCGCTCACCGCCGAGGGCGTGTCGCGCATCCTGGCCACGAGTGGCGCGGAGGAGCGGCTGCTGGTGGGGATGAACCAGCGCTTCCGCCCCGATGCGCGGGCGCTGCGCTCGTTCGTGGTCAGCGGCGAACTGGGCGACGTCTACTACCTGAAGACGGGATGGCTCAGCCGCACCAAGCCCAGCGGGCGGCTGCGCTCGTGGCGCCAGTCGCGCGGGGCGGGCGGCGGCGCGTTCATGGACCTGGGGCTGCAGATGCTCGACCTGGCGCTGTGGACCTTCGGCTACCCGAAGCCGCTGCGCGTGTCGGCCCACACGCACACGCCGGACGGCGTGGAGGTGGAGGACGCGGCGGCCCTGCTGTTGCGTCTGGAAGGCGACCGGCTGGTGAACCTGGAGGTCACCTGGTCGCTGATCGCGCGGCGCGACCGGCAGTTCATGCACCTGCTGGGCACGGCCGGCTCCGGCTCGCTCTCGCCGCTGCAGGTGTTCCGGCAGATGGACCGCGGGCTGGTGAACGTCTCGCCGTCGATGGCGCCGGGCACCGAGAACATCTTCACCGCCAGCTACCGCAACGAGCTGCAGCACTTCGTGGCCGTGCTGCGCGGCGAGCAGAAGCTGGACGCGCCCACCGAGCACGTGCAGCTGATGCGCATCATGGAGGCCGCCTTCCAGTCCGCCGCCGAGGGCCGGGAGATCGATCTCTCCGGCGTGTGA
- a CDS encoding SpoIID/LytB domain-containing protein gives MRRWAEAAAVLALAAMAGCRTQEIRYGPVPVPPSPRPAPPPPPAPAPPPVDEPAPAPASAAPPVRVGLVVDVPAGTVSSPSGLTVETESGENIDELAPGRSLAFGTDGDGIAMTVLGPGGDPDGRTRRGLRSPVVVRAADGGVVEVRGEPYRGAILVQEAGRRGLTFVNRVDVESYLLGVVPAEIGEVDESAFEAVKAQAVAARTYAMKYMGRRSSLGFDVYPNTQDQVYGGVRAERALVSRAVRETAGEVLTYGGEPITAYYHSTCAGRTAAINEVWNVSPVPYLVSVEDVDPRTGEAYDRSSSRFRWTERWSESQLVSILNRTLADSLRGRRIHAIEDMDVLSRTQSGRVRAMRIDTDAGSFTVGRDRVRWILTPTRGGILNSSKFDVRLERSGGQTQIVAEGGGWGHGIGMCQVGAMGRARAGQDYRTILETYYPGARLTRMY, from the coding sequence GTGCGGCGCTGGGCTGAGGCGGCCGCGGTGCTGGCGCTGGCCGCGATGGCCGGCTGCCGCACGCAGGAGATCCGCTACGGCCCCGTCCCCGTGCCGCCGAGCCCGCGCCCCGCGCCGCCGCCTCCGCCCGCGCCGGCGCCGCCGCCGGTGGACGAGCCCGCGCCGGCACCCGCCTCCGCGGCGCCGCCGGTCCGCGTCGGGCTGGTGGTCGACGTCCCCGCCGGCACCGTCTCGTCTCCCTCCGGGCTGACGGTGGAGACGGAGAGCGGCGAGAACATCGACGAGCTGGCGCCCGGCCGCAGCCTGGCGTTCGGGACGGACGGCGACGGGATCGCGATGACGGTGCTCGGCCCCGGCGGCGATCCCGACGGGCGGACGCGCCGCGGCCTGCGCTCCCCCGTGGTGGTGCGCGCGGCGGACGGCGGCGTGGTGGAAGTGCGCGGCGAGCCGTACCGCGGCGCCATCCTGGTGCAGGAGGCGGGGCGGCGCGGGCTGACCTTCGTCAACCGGGTGGACGTGGAGAGCTATCTCCTCGGCGTGGTGCCGGCGGAGATCGGCGAGGTGGACGAGAGCGCGTTCGAGGCGGTGAAGGCGCAGGCCGTGGCCGCGCGGACGTACGCGATGAAGTACATGGGGCGGCGCAGCTCGCTCGGCTTCGACGTCTATCCCAACACGCAGGACCAGGTGTACGGCGGCGTCCGCGCCGAGCGCGCGCTCGTTTCCCGCGCCGTACGCGAGACCGCGGGCGAGGTGCTGACGTACGGCGGCGAGCCGATCACCGCGTACTACCACTCCACCTGCGCGGGGCGGACGGCGGCCATCAACGAGGTGTGGAACGTCTCGCCCGTCCCCTATCTCGTGTCCGTCGAGGACGTCGATCCGAGGACGGGCGAGGCGTACGACCGCTCCAGCAGCCGCTTCCGCTGGACGGAGCGCTGGTCGGAGAGCCAGCTGGTCTCCATCCTGAACCGCACGCTGGCCGATTCGCTGCGCGGCCGACGCATCCACGCGATCGAGGACATGGACGTGCTGTCGCGCACGCAGAGCGGCCGCGTGCGGGCGATGCGCATCGACACCGACGCCGGCTCGTTCACCGTGGGCCGCGACCGGGTGCGGTGGATCCTCACGCCGACACGTGGCGGGATCCTGAACAGCAGCAAGTTCGACGTGCGGCTGGAGCGCTCCGGCGGGCAGACGCAGATCGTGGCCGAGGGCGGGGGTTGGGGCCACGGCATCGGGATGTGCCAGGTCGGCGCCATGGGCCGCGCGCGCGCCGGCCAGGACTATCGCACCATCCTGGAGACGTACTATCCCGGCGCGCGGCTGACGCGGATGTACTGA